The proteins below are encoded in one region of Amycolatopsis magusensis:
- a CDS encoding SRPBCC family protein has product MTEERTIREIKINRTIDAKPEQVFKAWTEPEHFTHWFGAPLPTISMDVRPGGSWKATLDYEGTEIPFHGIYSEVEENSRLVFSLIDPNDPEFEEKQARGENEEAVTLTFTESNGKTKLGFRQTGYLPEEELPQAKEGWVSWFDALEEYLTKKS; this is encoded by the coding sequence ATGACCGAAGAGCGCACGATCCGCGAGATCAAGATCAACCGCACCATCGACGCCAAGCCCGAGCAGGTCTTCAAGGCCTGGACCGAACCGGAGCACTTCACCCACTGGTTCGGGGCGCCGCTGCCGACGATCTCGATGGACGTCCGTCCCGGCGGCAGCTGGAAGGCCACCCTCGACTACGAGGGCACCGAAATCCCCTTCCACGGGATCTACAGCGAGGTCGAAGAGAACTCCCGCCTGGTTTTCTCGCTGATCGACCCGAACGACCCGGAGTTCGAGGAGAAGCAGGCCCGCGGCGAGAACGAGGAAGCCGTCACCCTGACCTTCACCGAGTCCAACGGCAAGACCAAGCTGGGCTTCCGCCAGACCGGTTACCTCCCCGAGGAGGAGCTGCCCCAGGCCAAGGAAGGCTGGGTCTCCTGGTTCGACGCCCTGGAAGAGTACCTGACCAAGAAGTCCTGA
- a CDS encoding AMP-binding protein, with product MSSRVLPSYSSGASAKSLLGETIGACFDNAVEDFGSRDALVDRPTGRRWTYAELGAEVDVFALGLLDHGIQPGDRIGIWAPNCAEWVIVQYACAKIGAILVNLNPGYGRHEIEYVLNLAGVRLLVSAEQFKTSDYARMIGEIDCPALEQVVFLNGGSWDEVVDRGRRGDPALLAKVGASLHADEPINIQFTSGTTGFPKGATLSHHNILNNGFSVGELCGYGPEDRVCVPVPFFHCFGMVMGNLAAMTHGASVVIPAPVFNARATLEAVEAERCTSLYGVPTMFIAELADPDFAGFELSSLRTGIMSGTPCPVDVMRQVVELMGMTEVTICYGMTETSPVATQTRADDSLERRVSTVGRAGPHVEIKVVDPRTGLTVPRGEAGEVCMRGYSVMTGYWDQPDKTADAIDAAGWMHSGDLGVMDEHGYLNITGRIKDMVIRGGENIYPREVEEFLHTHPDIVDVQVIGVPDEKYGEELMAWVRLRPGTPVLDAVSLRAFCSGELARHKIPRYVHVVDEFPMTVSGKVRKVEMRERAIEILGLQGLLATKHA from the coding sequence ATGAGTTCGAGGGTGCTGCCGAGCTATTCGTCCGGCGCCTCGGCCAAGTCCCTGCTCGGTGAGACGATCGGCGCCTGTTTCGACAACGCGGTCGAGGATTTCGGTTCCCGCGACGCGCTGGTGGACCGGCCGACCGGGCGCCGCTGGACCTACGCCGAACTCGGCGCCGAGGTCGACGTGTTCGCGCTCGGCCTGCTCGACCACGGCATCCAGCCGGGGGACCGGATCGGCATCTGGGCGCCGAACTGCGCGGAATGGGTGATCGTGCAGTACGCCTGCGCGAAGATCGGCGCGATCCTGGTCAACCTCAATCCCGGGTACGGCAGGCACGAGATCGAATACGTGCTGAACCTGGCCGGGGTGCGGTTGCTGGTTTCCGCGGAACAGTTCAAGACCTCGGACTACGCCAGGATGATCGGCGAGATCGACTGCCCGGCCCTGGAGCAGGTCGTATTCCTGAACGGGGGCTCCTGGGACGAAGTGGTGGACCGCGGCCGCCGCGGTGATCCGGCGTTGCTGGCGAAAGTCGGCGCCTCCTTGCACGCGGACGAGCCGATCAACATCCAGTTCACTTCGGGGACGACCGGTTTTCCGAAGGGTGCGACGCTTTCGCACCACAACATCCTGAACAATGGTTTTTCGGTCGGCGAATTGTGCGGTTATGGCCCGGAGGACCGGGTTTGCGTGCCGGTGCCGTTCTTCCACTGCTTCGGCATGGTGATGGGCAACCTGGCGGCGATGACGCACGGTGCGAGCGTGGTGATCCCGGCGCCGGTGTTCAACGCGCGGGCCACGCTGGAGGCAGTCGAGGCCGAGCGGTGCACCTCGCTGTACGGCGTGCCGACGATGTTCATCGCCGAGCTGGCCGACCCGGACTTCGCCGGCTTCGAGCTGTCCTCGCTGCGGACGGGCATCATGTCCGGCACCCCGTGCCCGGTCGACGTCATGCGGCAGGTGGTCGAGCTGATGGGGATGACCGAGGTGACCATCTGCTACGGCATGACCGAAACTTCGCCGGTCGCCACCCAGACACGCGCCGACGACTCGCTCGAGCGCCGCGTGTCCACCGTCGGCCGCGCCGGCCCGCACGTGGAGATCAAAGTGGTCGACCCGCGCACCGGGCTGACCGTGCCGCGCGGCGAGGCGGGGGAGGTGTGCATGCGCGGGTACTCGGTGATGACCGGGTACTGGGACCAGCCGGACAAGACCGCGGACGCCATCGACGCCGCGGGCTGGATGCACAGCGGTGACCTCGGGGTGATGGACGAGCACGGGTACCTGAACATCACCGGGCGCATCAAGGACATGGTGATCCGGGGCGGCGAGAACATCTACCCGCGTGAGGTGGAAGAATTCCTGCACACCCACCCGGACATCGTGGACGTGCAGGTGATCGGCGTGCCGGACGAGAAGTACGGCGAAGAACTGATGGCCTGGGTCCGGCTTCGACCGGGGACGCCCGTGCTGGATGCTGTTTCGTTGCGGGCTTTCTGCAGCGGGGAACTGGCTCGGCACAAGATACCGCGGTACGTGCACGTGGTGGACGAGTTCCCGATGACCGTTTCGGGGAAGGTGCGGAAGGTCGAGATGCGGGAACGGGCGATCGAGATACTGGGGCTACAGGGGCTTTTGGCGACTAAGCACGCTTGA
- a CDS encoding SDR family NAD(P)-dependent oxidoreductase, whose translation MTEFEGKSVLISGGGSGIGLATAQRLVAAGGRVVLAGRSRERLNTAVKELDAGDRVVAVQADVASTADLDALFAQVGETVGKLDGVFANAGTASAGLLGDVSEEEFDRVVGTNFKGTYFTVAKAVPFLNEGASVVLNGSWLVHRGMAPGALYAASKAAVLNLARSLAANLAPQGIRVNAVTPGHTETEMFDQVAPNEQVREFFRSQVVLGKLGQPSDVAETVAFLLSAKSAYVTGQEFVVDGGLVTAVAA comes from the coding sequence ATGACTGAGTTCGAAGGCAAGTCCGTACTGATCTCCGGTGGTGGCAGCGGTATCGGCCTCGCCACCGCGCAGCGGCTGGTCGCCGCCGGCGGGCGCGTGGTGCTCGCCGGTCGCAGCCGCGAACGACTGAACACCGCGGTCAAGGAACTCGACGCGGGCGACCGCGTGGTCGCCGTGCAGGCCGACGTGGCCAGCACCGCCGACCTCGACGCGCTGTTCGCCCAGGTCGGTGAGACCGTCGGCAAGCTCGACGGTGTGTTCGCCAACGCGGGCACCGCCTCCGCGGGCCTGCTCGGCGACGTCTCCGAGGAGGAGTTCGACCGGGTCGTCGGCACCAACTTCAAGGGCACCTACTTCACCGTGGCCAAGGCCGTGCCGTTCCTCAACGAGGGCGCTTCGGTGGTGCTCAACGGTTCCTGGCTGGTGCACCGCGGCATGGCGCCGGGCGCGCTGTACGCGGCGAGCAAGGCCGCCGTGCTGAACCTGGCCCGCTCGCTGGCCGCGAACCTGGCACCGCAGGGCATCCGGGTCAACGCGGTGACCCCCGGCCACACCGAGACCGAGATGTTCGACCAGGTCGCGCCGAACGAGCAGGTCCGTGAGTTCTTCCGCAGCCAGGTCGTGCTCGGCAAGCTGGGGCAGCCGAGCGACGTCGCGGAGACCGTCGCCTTCCTGCTCTCGGCCAAGTCGGCCTACGTCACCGGGCAGGAGTTCGTCGTCGACGGCGGCCTGGTGACCGCCGTCGCCGCCTGA
- a CDS encoding PLP-dependent cysteine synthase family protein yields MTDSKLGPGIISGLEDLVGGTPMLQLRLPDVPDHVRLLAKVEMLNPLASVKDRAALWMLREAERTGKLPLEGGGTVVEASSGNTAISLAALAAMRGHRCVIVLPDNATEERRAILRAYGAELVLADHTQGLPAAIAKAAGIAKSIPGSWLCGQEANPVNVEAHYRTTAPEIWEATGGEVDVVVCGVGTGGTLTGITKFLKERRSIHTVAVEPTGSPVLSGGERGPHKIPGMGGGFINPVTDVDCIDQVITVADEDAADSAKELTRSMGLFVGVSSGAAVHAARVLAASDRWAGATIVTVLPDSGERYLSIWESLGSQAQQARAA; encoded by the coding sequence ATGACCGATTCCAAGCTCGGGCCTGGCATCATTTCCGGGCTGGAGGACCTCGTCGGTGGCACGCCGATGCTTCAGCTGCGGCTGCCCGACGTGCCGGACCACGTGCGGTTGCTGGCGAAGGTGGAGATGCTCAACCCGCTGGCGAGCGTGAAGGACCGCGCCGCGCTGTGGATGCTGCGGGAGGCCGAGCGCACCGGCAAGCTGCCACTGGAGGGCGGCGGCACCGTCGTGGAGGCGTCCTCGGGCAACACCGCGATTTCGCTGGCCGCGCTGGCCGCCATGCGCGGGCACCGGTGCGTGATCGTGCTGCCGGACAACGCCACCGAGGAACGCAGGGCGATCCTGCGGGCGTACGGCGCCGAGCTGGTCCTCGCCGACCACACCCAGGGCCTGCCCGCGGCGATCGCCAAGGCGGCTGGCATCGCGAAGTCCATCCCGGGCTCGTGGCTGTGCGGCCAGGAAGCCAACCCGGTCAACGTGGAAGCGCACTACCGCACCACCGCACCGGAGATCTGGGAAGCCACCGGCGGCGAGGTCGACGTGGTGGTGTGCGGGGTCGGGACCGGCGGCACGCTCACCGGCATCACCAAGTTCCTCAAGGAGCGCCGGAGCATCCACACCGTGGCGGTCGAGCCGACCGGTTCGCCGGTGCTCTCCGGCGGTGAACGCGGCCCGCACAAGATCCCCGGCATGGGCGGCGGCTTCATCAACCCGGTCACCGACGTCGACTGCATCGACCAGGTGATCACCGTGGCCGACGAGGACGCCGCGGACTCGGCCAAGGAACTGACCCGCTCGATGGGGTTGTTCGTCGGGGTTTCGTCCGGGGCCGCGGTGCACGCGGCCCGCGTGCTCGCCGCCAGCGACCGCTGGGCCGGGGCCACCATCGTCACCGTGCTGCCGGACAGCGGTGAGCGGTATCTGTCCATCTGGGAATCACTGGGGTCGCAGGCGCAGCAGGCCCGCGCCGCTTGA
- a CDS encoding class I SAM-dependent methyltransferase — translation MSESTTHWNDVGIDYDKVLNTDESNVKLLAAAVGLLPPDTKDLLDIGAGTGRLTSLVRAALPEATILGVDPAPTMVEAAEIKFADDPKVSFAGGLVEDLSFIPDNSFDAVISSFALHHLELDTYKLAAAELFRVLRPGGRFVNADQFCRVMGPAGSPERAKDVLDLLTAKAKHYLEHASFERMLLQIDLLPRFMREDGEILTTPEFWTEKLLSAGFAEAHIVETPPAELLNRVIWAVKPS, via the coding sequence ATGAGTGAATCGACCACGCACTGGAACGACGTCGGCATCGACTACGACAAGGTGCTCAACACCGACGAGTCGAACGTCAAGCTGCTGGCCGCGGCCGTCGGCCTGCTGCCGCCGGACACGAAGGACCTGCTCGACATCGGCGCGGGCACGGGTCGCCTGACCTCGCTGGTCCGGGCCGCGTTGCCGGAGGCCACCATCCTCGGCGTCGACCCGGCGCCGACGATGGTGGAAGCCGCCGAGATCAAGTTCGCCGACGACCCGAAGGTCTCGTTCGCCGGTGGCCTGGTGGAGGACCTGTCGTTCATCCCGGACAACAGCTTCGACGCGGTGATCTCGAGCTTCGCCCTGCACCACCTGGAGCTGGACACGTACAAACTGGCGGCCGCGGAGCTCTTCCGCGTGCTCCGCCCGGGCGGGCGCTTCGTCAACGCGGACCAGTTCTGCCGCGTGATGGGCCCGGCCGGCAGCCCGGAACGGGCGAAGGACGTGCTCGACCTGCTCACCGCGAAGGCGAAGCACTACTTGGAGCACGCGAGCTTCGAGCGGATGCTGCTGCAGATCGACCTGCTGCCGCGGTTCATGCGCGAGGACGGCGAGATCCTGACCACGCCGGAGTTCTGGACGGAGAAGCTGCTGAGCGCCGGGTTCGCGGAGGCGCACATCGTGGAGACTCCGCCGGCTGAGCTGTTGAACCGGGTGATTTGGGCGGTCAAGCCTTCGTAG
- a CDS encoding acyl-CoA dehydrogenase family protein, with amino-acid sequence MIDYRLPEEHETLRKTVQEFAATEVAPVIGAIYERGGFPYELVAKMGRMGLFGLPFPEEHGGMGGDFFALGLALEELARVDSSVAIAVSAGVSLGAMPLHKFGTPAQKQRWLPALCAGDALAGFGLTEPGGGTDAGATRTTAVRDGDEWVINGSKSFITNSGTDITALVTVTAVTGVTPEGRKEISAIIVPSGTPGFAVAPSYSKVGWCASDTHELSFSDCRVPLSNLVGEEGRGFAQFLSVLDESRIALAAVGTGLAQGCVDECVRYAREREAFGRPIGDHQAIAFKIADMETRAHTARLAWYHAAARLVAGEPFKREAAIAKLVSSNAAMDNSRDATQIFGGYGFMNEYPVARFYRDAKILEIGEGTSEVQRMLIARTLLHP; translated from the coding sequence GTGATCGACTACCGGTTGCCGGAGGAACACGAAACCCTGCGCAAGACCGTCCAGGAGTTCGCCGCCACCGAGGTGGCCCCGGTGATCGGGGCGATCTACGAGCGCGGCGGGTTCCCGTACGAGCTGGTCGCGAAAATGGGCCGGATGGGCTTGTTCGGGTTGCCGTTCCCCGAGGAGCACGGCGGCATGGGCGGCGACTTCTTCGCGCTCGGGCTGGCGCTGGAGGAACTGGCGCGGGTGGACTCCTCGGTGGCGATCGCGGTCTCGGCCGGGGTGTCGCTCGGGGCCATGCCGCTCCACAAGTTCGGCACGCCGGCGCAGAAGCAGCGGTGGCTGCCCGCGTTGTGCGCCGGCGACGCCCTCGCCGGGTTCGGCCTGACCGAGCCCGGCGGTGGTACCGACGCGGGCGCCACCCGCACCACCGCGGTGCGGGACGGGGACGAGTGGGTGATCAACGGCAGCAAGTCGTTCATCACCAACTCGGGCACGGACATCACCGCACTGGTCACCGTCACCGCGGTGACCGGCGTGACCCCGGAGGGCCGCAAGGAGATCTCCGCGATCATCGTCCCGTCGGGCACGCCCGGCTTCGCGGTGGCACCCTCGTACTCGAAGGTCGGCTGGTGCGCCTCGGACACCCATGAGCTGTCCTTTTCGGACTGCCGGGTCCCGCTGTCGAACCTGGTCGGTGAGGAGGGCCGGGGTTTCGCCCAGTTCCTCTCGGTACTGGACGAAAGCCGGATCGCCCTGGCCGCCGTCGGCACCGGCCTGGCGCAGGGTTGCGTGGACGAATGCGTGCGCTACGCCCGCGAACGGGAAGCTTTCGGCCGCCCGATCGGTGACCACCAGGCGATCGCCTTCAAGATCGCCGACATGGAAACCCGGGCGCACACCGCGCGCCTGGCCTGGTACCACGCCGCCGCCCGCCTGGTCGCCGGCGAACCGTTCAAACGGGAGGCGGCTATCGCCAAACTCGTCTCCTCGAACGCCGCCATGGACAACTCGCGGGACGCCACCCAGATCTTCGGTGGCTACGGCTTCATGAACGAATACCCGGTGGCCCGCTTCTACCGGGACGCGAAGATCCTGGAAATCGGGGAAGGCACGAGCGAGGTACAACGCATGCTCATCGCCCGCACCCTCTTGCATCCCTGA
- a CDS encoding thioesterase II family protein, with translation MAGSWTAVLRAAQGTPEARVVLIPHAGAGPNVLMPLAERLPPRFEVLGVTLPGRERRFSESFKETPSDPHAVVEGVLGELVALPSLPTVLFGHSMGAAVAAAIALAKPEPFAGLVLSAYPSGGSAAERAGRWSDDDLVKIMRAGGGTPDEILASPFWREHVMALLRSDLTLGLRLAQVSFLGPVAVPLTVLGAHDDQLVPSAELPAWRDRAGAGLRTRMFDGGHFYLLEEPHVGEVAAELARACLGNREDAQVEGDNGPWSHD, from the coding sequence ATGGCCGGATCGTGGACGGCGGTGCTGCGTGCCGCCCAGGGGACGCCCGAGGCGCGCGTGGTGCTCATCCCGCACGCCGGGGCCGGGCCGAACGTGCTGATGCCACTGGCCGAACGGCTGCCGCCGCGGTTCGAGGTGCTGGGCGTGACGCTGCCGGGCCGCGAACGCCGCTTCTCCGAGAGCTTCAAGGAAACCCCCTCGGACCCGCACGCGGTGGTCGAGGGCGTGCTGGGTGAACTCGTCGCGCTGCCGTCGCTCCCGACCGTCCTTTTCGGACACAGCATGGGTGCCGCGGTGGCCGCCGCGATCGCGCTGGCGAAGCCGGAACCGTTCGCGGGCCTGGTGCTCAGCGCCTACCCGTCCGGCGGCTCGGCAGCCGAGCGGGCGGGCCGCTGGAGCGACGACGACCTGGTGAAGATCATGCGCGCCGGTGGCGGCACCCCGGACGAGATCCTGGCGAGCCCGTTCTGGCGCGAGCACGTGATGGCGTTGCTGCGCTCGGACCTGACGCTGGGCCTGCGGCTCGCCCAGGTGAGCTTCCTCGGCCCGGTGGCGGTGCCGCTGACCGTGCTCGGTGCCCACGACGACCAGCTGGTGCCCTCGGCCGAGCTGCCCGCGTGGCGGGACCGGGCGGGCGCGGGCCTGCGCACCCGGATGTTCGACGGCGGGCACTTCTACCTCCTCGAGGAGCCACACGTGGGCGAGGTGGCCGCCGAGCTCGCTCGAGCCTGCCTCGGCAATCGGGAAGACGCGCAGGTCGAGGGCGATAATGGACCCTGGTCGCATGACTGA
- a CDS encoding extracellular solute-binding protein, which produces MSKVVIDVWVPDLTFPGWMDRWFQLGKDFERAYPQYEVRVQGKDFWTFPQEVSRAAAAGTPPTLAELYFYMGQVARDLRHADGRPLFTSVEQAVDGRSEINGEPVVLGDLMKPFREYYTVGGDLMSMPSVCTTSLLYANTDLLDKAGVTELPETWTEVAAVCEQIARAKGAPKHAITWSNHGTFYQQAVATQGGLLVNNDNGRSGRATEAELASKEMLAWAEIWRELHRDGHYLHTGGIPDWAQTLRAFAEQDVAIRISSSNDVNYMVQAAKDNGFGIEVGLFPFSDQLPYVGNAIAGTSMWLTSGLDEATQDGALTFLQYMHNTRNAADRHKANSFAPVTHASFDLLEREGWFEQHPYHRVASDHVTRFPAKAVRPDGVPADAVPAQQGAVFGDFAGNQDVMTRAMGDVLRGADPITRFTQATEEAQALLDTYNAYALGDWPRDPDGPNSSHKVEYFTTLMAGRDYSAADLENVVKLNR; this is translated from the coding sequence ATGAGTAAAGTGGTCATCGACGTCTGGGTCCCCGATCTGACTTTTCCGGGCTGGATGGACCGCTGGTTCCAGCTGGGCAAGGACTTCGAGCGGGCGTACCCGCAGTACGAGGTCCGGGTGCAGGGCAAGGACTTCTGGACCTTCCCGCAGGAGGTCTCCCGCGCCGCGGCGGCCGGCACCCCACCCACCCTGGCCGAGCTGTACTTCTACATGGGCCAGGTGGCCCGCGACCTGCGCCACGCCGACGGCCGCCCGCTGTTCACCTCGGTCGAGCAGGCGGTGGACGGGCGCTCGGAGATCAACGGCGAGCCGGTGGTGCTCGGCGACCTGATGAAGCCGTTCCGCGAGTACTACACCGTCGGCGGCGACCTGATGTCCATGCCGTCGGTGTGCACCACGAGCCTGCTCTACGCCAACACCGACCTGCTGGACAAGGCCGGCGTCACCGAGCTGCCGGAGACCTGGACCGAGGTCGCCGCGGTCTGCGAGCAGATCGCCCGCGCCAAGGGCGCGCCGAAGCACGCCATCACCTGGTCCAACCACGGCACCTTCTACCAGCAGGCCGTCGCCACCCAGGGCGGGCTGCTGGTGAACAACGACAACGGCCGCAGCGGGCGCGCCACCGAGGCCGAGCTGGCGTCGAAGGAAATGCTGGCGTGGGCCGAGATCTGGCGTGAGCTGCACCGCGACGGCCACTACCTGCACACCGGCGGCATCCCCGACTGGGCCCAGACCCTGCGGGCCTTCGCCGAGCAGGACGTGGCGATCCGGATCTCCTCGTCCAACGACGTCAACTACATGGTGCAGGCGGCCAAGGACAACGGCTTCGGCATCGAGGTCGGCCTGTTCCCGTTCAGCGACCAGCTGCCGTACGTGGGCAACGCCATCGCCGGGACGTCCATGTGGCTGACCAGCGGCCTGGACGAGGCCACCCAGGACGGCGCGCTGACCTTCCTGCAGTACATGCACAACACGCGCAACGCCGCCGACCGGCACAAGGCGAACAGCTTCGCCCCGGTCACCCACGCCTCGTTCGACCTGCTGGAGCGGGAGGGCTGGTTCGAGCAGCACCCGTACCACCGGGTGGCCAGCGACCACGTGACCCGGTTCCCGGCCAAGGCGGTCCGCCCCGACGGCGTGCCGGCCGACGCGGTCCCGGCCCAGCAGGGCGCGGTGTTCGGCGACTTCGCCGGCAACCAGGACGTGATGACCCGCGCGATGGGCGACGTGCTCCGCGGTGCCGACCCGATCACCCGGTTCACCCAGGCCACCGAGGAGGCACAGGCGCTGCTGGACACCTACAACGCCTACGCGCTCGGTGACTGGCCGCGCGACCCGGACGGCCCGAACAGCAGCCACAAGGTGGAGTACTTCACCACGCTGATGGCCGGTCGTGACTATTCGGCGGCCGACCTGGAAAACGTGGTCAAGCTCAACCGCTGA
- a CDS encoding acyltransferase family protein has translation MRGLAALGVLLTHVGLYSAQVSLSDFPGMEQPGNGFAGVLLQQLHVSLPIFFVLSGVLLYRPWVLAALGGTKKPGVRPYLWRRALRTLPAFWVTLAVVLIAFNSEGIQNVWHVVRPFLLLQVYESEAYLFGLEQSWSLATEIAFYALLPVLAWALNRVARGGADVAAKARRIVLVLTAVAVAGFAFAAYTFTDSIGMWPIEDKWPLKWMGFIAAGMALATLSAAAEIAPEKSPRLYRFLARKPASAWAAALVVYFIACFQPFGEPGSANYPGMAQGLIEHVLYLSFGLLAVAPLTLPNSRSKLIDAVLTNPVMLYLGKVSYGLYLWHIAIIYFYNEGVFGADGFWELLAICFFGSLVAATLSYYIIESPAMRLREKLGKAPKEASVATFERSDHLTSVR, from the coding sequence ATGCGCGGACTGGCCGCGCTGGGTGTGCTCCTCACCCACGTCGGTCTGTACTCGGCGCAGGTCAGCCTGTCCGATTTCCCCGGGATGGAGCAGCCCGGCAACGGTTTCGCCGGGGTCCTGCTGCAGCAGCTGCACGTGAGCCTGCCGATCTTCTTCGTGCTGTCCGGGGTGCTGCTGTACCGCCCGTGGGTGCTGGCGGCGCTCGGGGGCACGAAGAAGCCGGGGGTCAGGCCGTACCTGTGGCGCCGGGCCCTGCGGACGCTGCCGGCGTTCTGGGTGACGCTGGCGGTGGTGCTGATCGCGTTCAACAGCGAGGGCATCCAGAACGTCTGGCACGTGGTGCGGCCGTTCCTGCTGCTGCAGGTGTACGAGAGCGAGGCGTACCTGTTCGGCCTGGAGCAGAGCTGGAGCCTGGCGACGGAGATCGCCTTCTACGCCCTGCTGCCGGTGCTGGCGTGGGCGCTGAACCGGGTGGCCCGCGGCGGCGCCGACGTGGCCGCCAAGGCCCGCCGGATCGTGCTCGTGCTGACCGCGGTCGCGGTGGCCGGGTTCGCCTTCGCGGCGTACACCTTCACCGACTCGATCGGCATGTGGCCGATCGAGGACAAGTGGCCGCTGAAGTGGATGGGCTTCATCGCCGCCGGCATGGCACTGGCCACGCTGTCGGCCGCCGCGGAGATCGCGCCGGAGAAGTCCCCGCGGCTGTACCGCTTCCTCGCCCGCAAGCCGGCCTCGGCCTGGGCGGCGGCGCTGGTCGTGTACTTCATCGCCTGCTTCCAGCCCTTCGGTGAGCCCGGGAGCGCGAACTACCCCGGCATGGCGCAGGGCCTGATCGAGCACGTGCTGTACCTCTCGTTCGGCCTGCTGGCGGTGGCCCCGCTGACCCTGCCGAACTCGCGCTCGAAGCTGATCGACGCGGTGCTGACGAACCCGGTCATGCTGTACCTGGGCAAGGTCTCGTACGGCTTGTACCTGTGGCACATCGCGATCATCTACTTCTACAACGAAGGCGTCTTCGGCGCCGACGGCTTCTGGGAGCTGCTGGCCATCTGCTTCTTCGGCAGCCTCGTCGCCGCGACGCTGAGCTACTACATCATCGAAAGCCCCGCGATGCGCCTGCGGGAGAAACTGGGGAAGGCGCCGAAGGAAGCGAGCGTGGCTACGTTCGAGCGGTCGGACCACTTGACGTCGGTTCGGTAG
- a CDS encoding acyl-CoA dehydrogenase family protein → MTATVDIPEPELTPDQVVARAEAIAPTLVERQAETEKRGYYAEDTHEAFREAGFYRILVPRRYGGYEFGLGTFMRVVQALTRGCPSTGWMYCLGAAHAHAAASIFDQRVQDEIFAGGDFICPATVAPGGTAERLENGDWRLSGTWGYCSGSPYATHFIGHTLNFGEDGTPSPMMFVVPREKWTRLDDWNTTLGLRGSGSHSISMENAHIPAHHMFDMHLSQVDVSGGTPGFALHGNTFYGGGLLSFMVLEDAVLAVGMAQSALDACEELMKTRSTIFPPIQGRAQDPDYQFRFGQATGMIATAEAAFHNAIQQWEQACSEGSAAFTPERELRIALICREVVRLSFDAVQAHLVPTAGSSAVRNGARVERVWRDLSMQHSHAGISVFLSAIAQREYSQARLGAA, encoded by the coding sequence ATGACAGCCACGGTGGATATTCCCGAACCGGAGCTCACCCCGGACCAGGTCGTCGCGCGGGCCGAGGCGATCGCGCCCACGCTCGTCGAGCGCCAGGCGGAGACCGAGAAGCGCGGCTACTACGCCGAAGACACCCACGAGGCGTTCCGGGAGGCCGGGTTCTACCGGATCCTGGTGCCGCGCCGCTACGGCGGCTACGAGTTCGGCCTGGGCACGTTCATGCGCGTGGTCCAGGCGCTGACCAGGGGCTGCCCGTCCACCGGCTGGATGTACTGCCTGGGTGCCGCGCACGCGCACGCCGCGGCGTCGATCTTCGACCAGCGGGTGCAGGACGAGATCTTCGCCGGCGGCGACTTCATCTGCCCCGCGACGGTCGCCCCCGGTGGTACCGCCGAACGGCTGGAGAACGGCGACTGGCGGCTCAGCGGCACCTGGGGCTACTGCTCGGGTTCGCCGTACGCCACCCACTTCATCGGGCACACGCTGAACTTCGGCGAGGACGGCACGCCGTCGCCGATGATGTTCGTGGTGCCGCGCGAGAAGTGGACCCGGCTCGACGACTGGAACACCACGCTCGGCCTGCGCGGCAGCGGCTCGCACAGCATCAGCATGGAGAACGCGCACATCCCCGCGCACCACATGTTCGACATGCACCTGAGCCAGGTCGACGTCTCCGGTGGCACGCCGGGGTTCGCCCTGCACGGAAACACCTTCTACGGCGGTGGCCTGCTCAGCTTCATGGTGCTGGAGGACGCCGTGCTCGCGGTCGGCATGGCGCAGAGCGCGCTCGACGCGTGCGAAGAGCTGATGAAGACCCGCTCGACGATCTTCCCGCCGATCCAGGGCCGCGCGCAGGACCCCGACTACCAGTTCCGGTTCGGCCAGGCCACCGGCATGATCGCCACCGCGGAAGCGGCTTTCCACAACGCGATCCAGCAGTGGGAGCAGGCGTGTTCGGAGGGCTCGGCGGCGTTCACGCCCGAGCGCGAACTGCGGATCGCGTTGATCTGCCGGGAAGTGGTGCGGCTGAGCTTCGACGCGGTGCAGGCGCACCTGGTGCCGACCGCCGGTTCCAGCGCGGTCCGCAACGGCGCCCGCGTCGAGCGGGTCTGGCGCGATCTTTCGATGCAGCACAGCCACGCCGGCATCTCGGTGTTCCTTTCCGCCATCGCGCAGCGCGAGTACAGCCAGGCGCGGTTGGGTGCGGCATGA